The DNA sequence CCTAAGACTTGGAACCTACTATAGCATGCATTTgaatgaatcaataaaaatccaaaAGACTAAAGACACATACTtctaaaagaacaaagaaaacataCCGGGAAACCCAATGTCACAGAAGCTCTTGATGGGCTTTGGAACATCGCGGCCTTCAACAGTAATTTCCCTCCGTTTCCTATACTCCTCAACCTCCCTCTCCGTCATTCCCTCCACTTCAGGTGACTCAACATAGAAATTCTTCTCAAAAGGTGTCAAGCCATCCAAATCCAACTTCCTCGGCGACTCAGCCCCTTCATAATCCTTCCTGCTTGATGAAGACCGGGCCGAACCACCGTAGCCGGTCGCCCCACCAAAGCCCGAATCACTAAAACAGCACAAATTTGGGAAACAAATTTTCAATCCCCGGTCAATTTCAAGAAACCATTTTCATATAATAATGCAATCAAATAAATATTTGTCAGCCTTGACTTGTATAATTGTAGAACTAAGAGTAAAATCAACATAAGAACAATGAATTGAAGGGAATGAAGATCGAAGTGAATGTTGATTTTGGGTCCAATCCAATCAAAACTCAGAGAGAAACCAATTAAAGTCGTAAACCACATAATTATCACTTAGCGAACTAAAACCAAAGCAATACGAAATCAAAGTAAGGCACACAAAAGTTAAAGTCATCCACATAAAATTGAAGAGTACCTTCTCCGGTCACGGTAGGAAGTGGGGTCGCCGGAGCGGCTGTCGTAGCGGCTCATGATGGGTGGGTGGTTACTGTGAGTCACCGTCGGGTGAGATATTGAGGGTTTTAGAAGAGCAGGTGGTTTACGAATTAGAAAGGAAGAAGGGCCaaagcgctctctctctctctaattctctgCAGCTCGTTCGGCTTAATAGGACTAGAAGAATGCGACTGGCTTGATGGACCAATAACCAGCAGACAAGTGTACGCTGCTCCGAGGCTattgtaagtttttttttttttttttgaaagagataATATTatatagggtttttgtccatttacaccatttttagagatttttttcccacttaccccactaagtttttttaattccctcttacccaaaacactctaaggaggtcttccctaataccccattaagatttttttttgtttttattatttttttaataccattttaccttcacctttgttacttagagagagagagagagagagagagagagagagaatggaagagagagaaaccataggggacttcgccggagtccgatcacctgcagccggattccggtcaccgtcCGCcagattccgatcaccggctaccacccaccggaaagtttctattgccccccaatagacgtctattgccccacaatagaggactatcagccatgtattggccccaatagacgtctatcaaccatgtattgccccccaatagacgtctattaaccatgtattgccctctcaatagacgtctatcagccatgtattgccccccccattagacgtctattgaggtgTCTTCTGCCCACAGTTTACCCCTCAATAGacactttttttccttctttctttctttccttctcgGACTTCCTTCTACCCACCTATTCATCAACTTTGTCCTCATCAAATTTCTCGTCATCATCAGCATCCTGTATCACATTGGTCAATAACAAACATCAGAAATTGGGCAAGGAGTCTTGCAAGCATTGACCAAATAAGATTGATCCGGCACGGGCATCAAAGATGTCTATTGTAGGCAACGACGCTAGCGACCCAATCAACCCAACTCTTGAAGCCACATGATCCGTATCAAAATCCTCCGAGAAACTCCTGCACTCGACACCAACGAGCTGGACCTGAAACCAGCACCGGAGAATGAAGGAAGGCTTCGACGCAGGAGAGAAGAGGCCGACCAACATCGAACTCGTATCCACCGAACCCCAATCGCAGGGGGCTGAAGACCATCAGAAGCGAAACCGCCATCGACCACTTGGCTCAGACTCGAAGAACCGGCGTCGCTTCCACCGTCTCACCCCCCTCCACTCGCCGCTCTCGCAAAGTACTCCACCTGAAACCAGAGATTTTATCTCTTCTCCACTAACAACAACGACGATGATCGAGGTCACAGTGGTCTGAGATCCATCAGTTTGTGTCCTCCTCCTCTGATTAAGACTACGCCATCGGCCACGACATGGTGCTTGTGAtcggggagggggagagagagaggagagagagatagagagatgaGATGAGATGAGTGTGGTAGTGTAATTGTTTAATTAGTCTGAGGGCaaaattgttattttcttttaaatagagttagtgggaataaaaatttcttGGTGGTGTGAGTGGGCTAATTTTAATCTATTTTGGTGCTATGGGTCAAGATCCCAATTATATATGATCACTAAATTTTTACTTGCTCGATTTTTTAGTCACtcattttttaaatatattattttaaaaTGGGGAATACAGTGCGAAATCAGGTTAGTAGTTGGGTATGGAGAGCAGGGAACTAGGAGCAGTGGTGAGAAGGATGAATCTAAAATTGTAAATGTTTGGAGTCAAATTTGGAGTGTCTGAATTTCAAATAAAGTCAAGTTATTTCTTTGGCGAGCTTGTCATTCCTTCTTACCCTATGCTAAATGTCTACAGAGATGGCATATTAGTTCCAATGCTAGTTGTGGAAGGTTGGGGAAGCTGAAGAAACCATATTGCATTGTGTTTGGGGTTGTGTTTAGGtgagtgaaatccacactcctttttttcctttttgattgAAATTCTTAGAAAAATACAAAACTAAGTTACTAAAGACAAAAATTTAAGTTACTAACAAAAGAAACATGGAGTAAGAATTTCACTCCCTTTGTGTTTATGCTAAACAAATCTGGAAACTTACTTGGCTGCACTGTATTTATAAAGACTGGAAAGAGGTGTGTTTTACGGGGGATCTATTTGTTCATGTTGTCATTATGTGGTGGATTTGTATAGAGCGAAATAATGTTGTCCATAATAAACTAGTGCTTGAGCCACAAATCGTTATTATTAGAGCTACTGAATGGCTTGAAGATCAATGGCAAAGTTGGGAGGGAAACTATATGAGCGCAGCAACCTAGCCCAATCACACTACTAGTGCAAGTGTAAAGAAGAGGCACTAAGCACCACTTGATTAACAATGGGTAAGATTACTTTTCAATAGAGCTTGTGACTTGAAAACATTGTGGTGAGTTGGGAAGCAGTTGTTAGCAATGAACATCAAGCTCTTGTGAGTGCATTAGTTGTCCATGTAAGATCCTCTATTAGTCCTTTAACCACTGAGGTACTAGCCCTATTGAGTAGTTTGCGTTATTGTAAGGAATTGGCTAGGGATGACAGAAATGAATAATTGGATAACATCAACTATatttttgttgtaaatattataaatATGTGTCTGTCCACGTATATTCTCATTTGTTATGTCCTTAGAATGTAAActctactcctatataaaggagtcCAAAAAGAATGAATAAGATACCTCTCTACATGTCCTCCTATCTATCTCTCTATAGTCTCTATTTCTTACCGACATAAGtttctagtttataacacgttatcagcatgcttttgctcttatttctttttcctcttaaactccatgatgatccgcaaaccttatggtgcaacataATTGCCTATGACTAAGGCTAAcgatctatgagtttttctctCATTCTCAACAAGTTGCTTCATATATTTATGTTATTTCTTATATTATCGCATAACAGATATATttcatgtttttcttctttgttcctATTACATATgaacatcaatttttttatGCGGTCATATAAtttaaacaaatttttaatGTATAATTCATATAATATACTATATTAACAGTAGATTTATTTTATCAGCATTATATGTATTAAGTAGTACTTTTTGTGTCTCATGTGGTAGATGGTCACGAAGTCTGTACTTGTAGAGTGACCAAGTTTTCTTAAATTGAATTTTTCTGCAATTCTTCTTCAAGGTACTATATTGACTGAGATTTGATTAGATTCTTTGGAATTGATTTAGTCTTTGGTGCACACTTAAGTGATTACTAGCTATATCTAGTTAAAATAATATTCTTGTCATAGTGAATTCTATATGTACAAGTGAGAGATTGTAAGACTAAATTTGAACATCAATATAATTCATATTAAACATGACAACTTAATATTAATTACAAAATAAGTAATCTGAGATCAAATATAATTCTTACTCGTTGTTTAATTGCATTTGTGTTATGAATCACATAAATATGATAGGTAGTCTAAGTATCTTGGAAACCAAGCAATAAAGATCGGATATGCTATGCTGAACAAACTAGATGGAAGGTTGGAAGCAAGAGTGGAAAGGAGAATGAATATGTTACTATGTTAGACTAATTTTATTTGCATTGAGCTTGTGGCCTTAACCAAATCTTTATGTATTAGATTTACTAATATTGAACTGGTGTTGGATTGATGTTTTGTGGAATTAGTACACCTACTGATTCTAGTGTTAATTTGAATTAATTTGGAGTTCAATTCTTAATGTTGTTGAAAGAAAAATGAGCGTGGCAAAATACAACAATATTTATTATTTACTGGGTGAAATctttaaaagaaagaagaatacatGAGCATCAACGTTGCCATCATCGAGTGACACATAACTATAAGTAGTGTACCATTTCCGACATGAAACTCTTCCTAGTTCCTACTGATAGTGTTATAGAAGAAATggaaaatatgaaaaatagaaatatatattgctgagaggcataatgatcGTCTTCGTTACAACCCTAGAGCAGAGACCAACTATCTATTTATACAAGGGAAGCATCACTAGATGATTGCTACGTGTAAATGAGTTGTAGGCCATAACACACCTAACATGCATTAACCTAATTAGCTAATTAACAAACGTAAATTAACTAACTGTAGCAGGAGGCTTAGATTAAGCAAGATGGCAAAAAGGAAACCATAATTATCTCATGTAATCCTAAtacccctcctcagcttgaaGGTGGGAAACAAGCTTCAAGCTATCACAGAGATAGCGATATTGGGGTGAGTAGAGGCCTTTGGTGAACAAGTCTGCAAGTTGCTCCTTGGATGTTACAAACTGAAGTTTGATGGTTCCTGCTTTAACTTGATCTTTTGTGAAATGAACATCTACCTCTATGTGTTTCAATTTTGAGTGAAAGACAGGATTTGTGGCAAGAGCAAGAGCTTAAATGTTATCACAATGAAGTGTGGGAACATCTTTCAACTCAATGTGTAAGTCTTGCAGGAGAAGAGCGAGCCACTTGATTTCAGAGGTAGTGTTAACCATGGATCTATATTCATCTTCAGTAGATGATCTAGACACAGATGACTGCTTTTTGCTACACCAAGACACAAGTATACCATCAATGAGAATGACAAAGCTTGTTGTGGACTTTCTATCATTGGGATCACctgcccaatcagcatcacagAAAGCATCCATGTGAATAGAGTGTGAAATGGAATTGCACAGTGTGTCACCCCTCCTGAGATAGATACCATGATCAATGGTGCCCTTGACATATCTTAGAATTCGTTTCGCAGCAATAAGATGATCATGAGTTGGTGAATGCATGAATTGACATACTAAGTTGACtccataagcaatatcaggcctAGTAAAGGTAAGATATTGTAAGCAGCCTACCATGCTTCTGAAATGAGAGCTTTCATGTGAGTCCAGCTCCTTTCCCATGTCCCTTATAAGCTTTAAACCAGATTGACAGGGAGTGATATGAGAGTGGCAACTATCAATACCAGCTTTGTGAATTAAATCAGCTGCATATTTCTGTTGTGATACAAAAATGCCACCATTCTTCAGGTAATGTATTGCAGACCTAATTGCAGAAATCAAAGTAGCATTTGATATGCACAATCTTTTTGTCAAATTAAATTAACTTTGCTCTTTGATGCAGCAAATACATCTAGTCGATGGAGACAAATGCTGTAGTCCAATCAGCAACTGAAACTACTGCTATATCCTCTTGCACTATGTGTTTTTGTTTGCTAGTTTGGAAGAATGTGATAGCTGTCattattttctttgaaattgagAACTCCCCTTGTTTTCTTACTAGAGTTTTATACAAGTTAGATTTGTTAGGTTTGGGTATTGATTTTGGTAGTCCAGTTTTTGCTTTATTGCTGGTTAGCTTTGTTGCATGTGCTGGTACcatagtttttcttttggttgattGCACTCcaggtttcttttcttttttgaaaattggactttcattttttcttgttgGTTTTACTTTGGCTTATTTAGAATCTGTTAAAGCTTTTGAAGTTTTAACTAATTGGTTAAGTTTGGTGTCTGATGACATGAGTTTTGGAGTTATTTGACATTGCCACAAAGAAAGTCTCTTAGTTCCTAACATGTGCTGTGACATTGCCAAGCTTCTTGAGACTGGCCAGGAAGCTACAGCTCGGATTCGggtaatttctcttttttcattGGGGTTAATTTACTTGCACAGTATCGAGAACAAGTTCTTAGTTTTTGGTTAGTAATTATTTGGTATATGTATTTTAGGTAGAGCATGTTATTAGAGAAGAGAATATGATGGCAGTTTAGGAGATCATCGGGCTATTTGCTAAGCTTATTTCTATTCGCAGAATAAGGCCTGCTGTTCTTCTGCTGATTACTTCTTCTAAATATATTGCAAAGAAACTGGGGCCTTGTGTGCAATGAAGGAAGTTGATCTCCTTCTTGATGATCCTAGATCTGCAAAAAGTATAAAGCAATTGGAGCAGGTCCTTCCAGGTTTTATTGAAGCCAAAGGCAGCTGAAGGCTAAAAGCCATCGAGAATATGAATGATTTTGATTCATGTATAACTAGCTAGGAATGCTCTTGTCTGGTACATTATCTAGTTACTTGAATGTATAGATGTTTGAATAATAGTACTTGAATTATATGGATTATAGTACTGTTTATATCATAATATATCGAGCATTATTTCTATGaatattcttcttgttgtccaagttttagtcatacaacacaatacaaaacaatatATGTGCTGTATGACtgcaaaagagttcaaaatcacacaactccaaatatctgtcgtctgattaacttattgtagtagtgtcTTCACTATTAACAGTGATgataatatcatcaacatacaacaATAGATAGGCCTTTGAGCTGCCAGTGACTTTAACAAATAGACTTGGATCAGCATGTGATGAGTAGAAGCCAAGAGTAGGTAAAAATGCAATAAATCTCTCATTCCAGGCTCTTagagcttgcttgagaccataGAGAGACTTGTGTAGTTTACAAACATGGGATGAAGGAGCATTCTCAAAGCCACCAGGTTGGGCCATATACACCTCTTCAGTGAACAAGCCATGCAAGAAGGCATTTTTCACATCCAACTGATGTAATTTCCATCCTGAGAAGGCTGCAAAAGCTAAAATTAGCCTAACTGTTATGTGTCACTAGTGAAAAGGTTTCATCATAATCAATGCCATATTCTTGACTGAAACCTCTAGCAACAAGCCTGGCCTTATGCCTAGCCACAGTACCATCAGCATTTCTTTTGATCGATTTTGAATAACCACTTACAagaaaccaatttttttttaggaggCAGAGGAACAAGAGACCATGTTTTCTGCTTCATCAAGGCATCATACTCTTCTCGCATAGCGTATTTCCAAACTGGTATCATGAGAGCAACCTTGTATGAGGTAGGTTCAAAATCTGTAGGATCATTAGATGAAGATGACATAATGGACATAAggcattttttttattatccCTCTTTTACCTCTAGTGAACATGGAATGAGCATTATCAGGTGCAGAAGATAAGCCAACAACTGGATGCAGTATATTTTCATCAGAGATTTGACGAGAGGTTCTAGATGGAGCACAGTCCAGAATCACTGATATGGAACCACTGCCTGGTTAAGTTTGAACTAATAGAGTGCCATTGGACTCCTCAAAGTGAATCTCAGTATTAACATCTGAATCAAAGCATGGCAAGAACCTGGAGTGGTGTTGTTAGGTGGCAATGATATTGTAGGTTCATTATCAACAAAGTGATTGAACTGATTCTCTTCAGAATGACTAATTGCAATTTCAGCACCATCATTATTTTCAGAAGGCAAGACATTAATGGAAACAAGAGGTAAAACATCAGTGGGATTTGCTAAGTCATGTTCAACACTAGAAGTAACTGTGTTTTCTTGATGATCAGCAATAATATTCGGGGCAAGAGACTGACCTGATGAAGTTGCAAAAGTGGGAGTGTGTGACAAGGGTGTTGGCCCAAGGGACTGAGTGGGAAGCTGAGTGAAGCAAGGCATGACAGATTGTGATCCCAATTGACTTGTGTTAAGCTGCTGAGTAGTAGGCTTAACTTTAGCAGAAGCATATGGGAAGCTGGTTTCCTCAAAGAACACATGCCTGGAGATGATATATTTTCTTATTGCTGAAAAGAAGCAGATGTATCCTTTATAGCCTGCAGCAAAACCTAAGAAGACACATCTCACTGTTTTAGGTTGAAGCTTATTGCTTCTGCTCAACACCCTAAGTAATTCCACTGCTGGTACAGAATTATAAAGCTTTTCATAAGGTGATTGCATATTCAATATGTGGGTTGGCATCCTGTTAATCAAAAAAGTGACAATGGCACAAGCGTGATACCAAAAATGAGAAGGAAGAGAAGCATGTTGTAAGAGTGTAACAGCTAATTCCCTAATATGTCTATTTTTCCTCTCAGAAACTCATTTTGCTCTGGAGTATAAGGGCTGGAAATCTGATGAATGAAACCATTTGTTTGCATAAATTCCTTGAATTTTAAACTCATATACTCACCTCCCCCATCACTTCTAAGACATTTAACTTTAGTAGAGAATTGAGTTGAAACAAGAGCACATAAGGATTTAAAATAGCTGAAGACTTCATTTTTATTTCTCATAGGAAATATCCAGGTAAACCTAGTATAGTCatcaacaaacaaaacaaagtacCTAAAACCATGTATGGAAATGTAAGGAGCCGGTCCCTATACATCAGAGTGAACTAGCTCAAAAGAAACTTGACTCTGTTCTGTGATTTAGGAAAAGGCAATTTCTTAAACCTTCCCAGAAGACAAGGTTCACAAATGACTTGTTCTGTGTCACCTACACTATGTATATTACACTTATTCGACATTGCCCTAACTACTTCATTTGAGGGGTGCCCAAACCTTTGATGCTAAAGTGAGTATTTGACAAGTTTTCCAACAAAACCAGTAGCCTGTGTTGAAGAAGATGTCAAAGTTGCTGTAGATTTCTATGTAGAATGATTGATGAGAGGCAAATCAAAAGGAATGGGATACAACCCTTGCTTACTCAGTCCCTTGTAAAGAATTCTACCCAATACCTTGTCCTGTATAACACACATAAACTCATCAAACCAcactaaaaaattattttgtttacaCAGTTGATAGATGGATAGAAGATGAGCAGCTAGTTGAGGTATAAGTAACACATTTTTTAGTTTGAGCAAACCTAGCATTGTGTTACTAGTAAGAGTAATAGGTAGCTGGGATCCATTACCAATCTGCACTGTATCTGTAGCATTGTAAGGAGTGAGGTTGTTGAGCATTTGAGGTGCACTTGTCATATGGTTAGTGGCTCCAGTATCAGCAAGCCAAAACTGTGGTGCATTGTTGGCAGCAGCAAGCATAGCAGTAGCCTCATTgttgttattttgttgttggtcaGGGAATCTAATGATATGTAGCACCTTTCAACAGTATGATTCCTCTTACCATAGTAGATGCATCCTCCATTGTTGCCaaagttcatgttattttcaaGATTCAGATTGTTGCCTCCTTGAAAGTTTGACAAAGCTCTACAAGTCCTTGCACCATGTCCAACTCGATTGCAGATTTGCCGAGTGAGGTGTTACCACCATTATTGAAATCAACATTGTTAATTCCTGCATTGAAACCACCAAAAAATGCATTAGCAGGATTAATGTTTGGTATTCCACCAAAATTCCTGTTTCCCCCATTGAAAACCCTTCCTGCACCATTGTTATTGAGTCTAGGATTTCCTCTCCCAGCAAAGAGACCATTAAATTGAGTGGATGTATCATTAGTAGCAACTGTGTGCAATGGACTGAAACCAGAAGGAATTGCAGGAATAGAGACATATGGCTGCTGAGTAGATAGTGGAATGGTTTGAAGTCCAACTTGCATTGATGCGGGTGGCACCATGGCCTGAAGTGGAGGTTGGATTGTTTGTATCTGAGGCTGAACAGTTAGAATGGAGCTCTGCACAGGTGTGCTTATAGAGGAGAAACCTGGAGAAATATGAGGAGCATGAATATTGGAGTTCAACAATGTCCCAGCACTGTGAGTCTGTGATGGAGTAGCTATTGCAACATGAGCATTAGCACTTGTCTAATTTGATATCACAGAATGAGAGTAAGTACCAGTTGGTACCTGAGATAGATTATTGTGTGCCACCATGGCTGTAAGAGGTGTGGAGGATTGACTTTCATTATCAATGTCAATTTCAGCTGCTTTCAAGAGTGTCTTGAGTTCCCCCAGGGTACAGCTAAGAAACTGAGCCCTAATCACAGTTTTAATTGCTGCAAATTCAACAGGAAGACCCCTTAGGACAGTAACAAGTATGTcttcatcatcaatgtgtactCCCACAGTCTCAAGGGCATCTCTAGCCACTTTGATCTTATCTAGGTAAGTTTCACTATCATCTGCACCTTTCCTTAAGCTCTACAGGTTAGACTTTAGTTGCAAGATGTTTTGCCTATTTGGAGCTGCAAATTTGAGCCTTAGATTCTCCCAAAGTTGTTTTGCTGATTTGCTACCAACAACACAGGTCATAGCAACATAGCTAAGAGTTTGTCCAATCATATTCATGTCACTCTGATCCAGTGTTTTCCAGTTTGTGTAATCTGTAGATATGGTATTAGCAGTTTCAACAGTAGCATTAGCAAACTATGGAGGACAAGGAAAAGATCCATCCACAAAACCATACAGATTTTGGCCCCTTAAGAATGATTCCATTCTAAACAACCAAGTTGGGTAATTGTTCCCATCAAGTAAAACATTAGGGGAAAAAACTGTGGCATAAGTTGTGGTGGATGAACCACCAGGATGAGTAGAACTAGGAGAGGTCATTTTCTTCAATGGTAAATAATCTAGACTTATAAGCAAGCAAGCTGAATAAAGATCTTCTCGAACAATGACAATATACTAGATACCAAAGGAATAAcagtagaaaaagaaaaagaattgaaCTTCAACACTTTTCCAGTAGTAAATGATCTAAAGAAAATACTTGATTATCAActtgatatcaacctttttttgaaagATAACCTCAAACAGTGGATGAAAAGACTAGCATAGTATCAGATCTTCAATACGATGAGAGATAGCAGCTCACTATAACAGATCTCAACAATAGCAAGAGTATAACTTTCACATCTAGAAGAGCACTTACAGAATAAAATGTTTAGCAGAAAAATTTAAGAACTTGATCTCAATAACATAGATACTAAGCTGCTGGAAGCATGGATCGATCTAAAACTAACCTGGCTCTTGATGTCATGATAGTGTTATAGAAGAAATggaaaatatgaaaaatagaaatatatattgcTGAGAGGCACAATGAGCGTCTTCGTTACAACCCTAGAGCAGAGACCAGCTATCTATTTATAAAAGGGAAGCATCACTAGATGATTGCCACATGTAGATGAGATGTAGGCAATAACACACCTAACATGCATTAACCTAATTAGCTAATTAACAAACGTAAATTAACTAACTGTAGCAGGAGGCTTAGATTAAGCAAGATGACAAAAAGGAAACCATAATTATCTCATGTAACCCTAATACTTACCCATCTCTTAATGGCCAGCTTTGGAATGGAGTATCCCTTAAAATCTTCAACTGGTCGTTGAATATTAACTGACATATTAGAACGCGACTATCCTCGGAAACAGTATTTGTGGCATACATCCATGGCACTTGTATTGCCAAATTGGCCAAATCAACTGACAAAGAGGTATAGGGATCAAAGAGCCCCTATTTGTTGCTTATTCCAGTATCCCTCTCATATTCATTAACATAGTCCAAATATGTATCTCTGACTTGGATACCTAATACTTGAGAACTTAGAGTGAACTTTATATCACAATGTACCCTTCACTTTGAAAACTTTGAAAGTGTATTTCGCCTAATAAGGTGACTACTTTAGTATATGAAGGGTTGAGGTGAACTCATTTTATTGAATAAGCTTTTATGGCCTTGTTCTTTGTAATGAGTTACATCTTTATATCTTGATTGTTTTACTAGTGTATTGGAATGTGATGATGATATATGTACATGTGTTTTACTTACGTATAGCTTCAcattttaaacaaaaaagaaagctaaGAGTTCTTTAGTACTATGAGACTCGTTCACACTATGTATTTATCAAAacatgagatttttttttttaaaagaaacgTGAATACACAACTGGTAGTATTACAACTAAGAATGTATACAACTATTCTATAAAGTCAAATTCAAGACTTTCTACTTACAAAATAAGCAtgatgccactagaccaaatgctACTAGGCATAAGAAACTATATTTTCAAGAAGAGAAAAATTTAATAACAGTACACAACAATGGGTCTACTCTGAATTTTGGTGAATTTACTTTCGGAAATATCAAAACAGTACATGACTTTCAAATCCCAACACAGGACATGTGCATGTCGTTACATCCACCGTTAGTTGAGGTCGGAGCTTTTCCCCAAGGAAGATGGTTGCGGAGATGAATTTCTCcaccaaaataaatcccattcTGGGTTTATTTCACTATCTGGTGATAGAGTGCCAATGATCTCGATGAATTATTTCACCAAAATTTAAATCTCAAATCTGCGTTTGGTGGGATTATTTCTattacttgggtttgtctcGTTTGTCACGGTGAAGGTAGGGACAAAGGAACTAGCTTGGAATTGAAATTGGGTCGTTTTAGTATT is a window from the Rosa chinensis cultivar Old Blush chromosome 2, RchiOBHm-V2, whole genome shotgun sequence genome containing:
- the LOC112184672 gene encoding uncharacterized mitochondrial protein AtMg00810-like, which codes for MGKELDSHESSHFRSMVGCLQYLTFTRPDIAYGVNLVCQFMHSPTHDHLIAAKRILRYVKGTIDHGIYLRRGDTLCNSISHSIHMDAFCDADWAGDPNDRKSTTSFVILIDGILVSWCSKKQSSVSRSSTEDEYRSMVNTTSEIKWLALLLQDLHIELKDVPTLHCDNI